The Pseudomonas eucalypticola genome has a window encoding:
- the tauA gene encoding taurine ABC transporter substrate-binding protein, translating to MSKLNPLRLLAALSLAGAAFMAQATDFTVAYQTTVDPAKVAQADGAYERATQSKISWRKFDGGSQVITAVASGDVQIGYVGSSPLAAAATRQLPVETFLIATQIGAAEALVARNGAGINSPQDLVGKKIAVPFVSTGHYSLLAALKQWKIDPSKVTILNLDPPAIIAAWKRGDIDATYVWDPALGVTKESGKVLITSGELAKVGAPTFDAWIVRKDFAAKHPEIVKAFAKVTLDAYADYRKDPKAWLANQSNVDKLVKLSGAKVADIPLLLQGNVYPLAADQVTALGAPTTQAITDTATFLKEQGKVDAVLPDYAPYVSAQFVQ from the coding sequence ATGTCTAAGCTCAACCCCCTTCGCCTGTTGGCGGCCCTCTCCCTGGCAGGCGCCGCGTTCATGGCTCAGGCAACGGACTTCACCGTCGCCTACCAGACCACCGTCGACCCGGCCAAAGTGGCCCAGGCCGATGGCGCCTATGAAAGGGCCACGCAGTCGAAGATCAGCTGGCGCAAATTCGACGGCGGCTCGCAGGTCATCACCGCTGTTGCCTCGGGCGACGTGCAGATCGGCTATGTCGGCTCCAGCCCGCTGGCGGCCGCCGCCACCCGCCAACTGCCGGTTGAAACCTTCCTTATCGCCACCCAGATCGGTGCCGCCGAGGCCCTGGTAGCCCGTAACGGTGCGGGCATCAACAGCCCGCAGGACCTGGTCGGCAAGAAGATTGCCGTGCCCTTCGTGTCCACCGGCCACTACAGCCTGCTGGCCGCGCTGAAGCAATGGAAGATCGACCCGTCGAAAGTCACCATTCTTAACCTTGACCCACCGGCCATCATTGCCGCCTGGAAGCGTGGCGACATCGACGCCACCTACGTCTGGGACCCTGCCCTGGGCGTGACCAAGGAGAGCGGCAAGGTGCTGATTACCTCGGGTGAGCTGGCCAAGGTCGGCGCACCGACCTTTGACGCCTGGATCGTGCGCAAGGATTTCGCCGCCAAGCACCCCGAGATCGTCAAGGCCTTCGCCAAGGTGACCCTGGACGCCTACGCCGACTACCGCAAAGACCCGAAAGCCTGGCTGGCCAACCAGAGCAACGTCGACAAGCTGGTGAAGCTGTCCGGTGCCAAGGTCGCTGATATTCCGCTGCTGTTGCAGGGCAACGTCTACCCGCTGGCGGCTGACCAGGTCACCGCTCTGGGCGCGCCGACCACCCAGGCCATCACCGACACCGCCACCTTTCTCAAGGAACAAGGCAAGGTCGACGCCGTGCTGCCCGACTACGCCCCGTACGTAAGCGCGCAGTTCGTTCAATAA
- the tauB gene encoding taurine ABC transporter ATP-binding subunit, which translates to MALLQLERISAQYPGASTPVLADINLSLGPQQLLVALGPSGSGKTSLLNLIAGFVEPSAGRITLDGVPVKGPSAERGVVFQDDALLPWQDVLANVAFGLELAGVPREKREQRAREMLALVDLADFGSRRIWQLSGGQKQRVGLARALAADPRVLLMDEPFGALDAFTREQMQELLLQVWKRTAKPVFLITHDIEEAVFLATDLILLAPNPGQVVERLHLDFGQRYGAGESARSIKSDPRFIETREHVLSRVFSQRTALQQEPA; encoded by the coding sequence ATGGCCCTGCTACAACTCGAGCGCATCAGCGCACAGTACCCCGGCGCCAGCACGCCGGTGCTGGCCGACATCAACCTGTCCCTGGGCCCGCAACAGCTGCTGGTGGCCCTGGGTCCTTCAGGCAGCGGCAAGACCTCGCTGTTGAACCTGATCGCCGGTTTCGTGGAGCCCAGCGCCGGGCGCATTACCCTCGACGGCGTACCGGTCAAAGGCCCCAGCGCCGAACGCGGCGTGGTGTTCCAGGACGATGCCCTGCTGCCCTGGCAGGACGTCCTCGCCAACGTTGCCTTCGGCCTGGAGCTGGCCGGCGTGCCTCGCGAGAAACGTGAACAGCGGGCACGGGAAATGCTCGCCCTGGTGGACTTGGCCGACTTCGGCAGCCGGCGTATCTGGCAGCTTTCGGGCGGCCAGAAGCAGCGCGTGGGCCTGGCCCGCGCCCTGGCCGCAGACCCACGCGTGCTACTGATGGACGAACCCTTCGGCGCCCTCGACGCCTTCACCCGCGAGCAGATGCAGGAACTGCTGCTGCAGGTATGGAAGCGCACCGCCAAGCCGGTGTTCCTGATTACCCACGACATCGAAGAAGCGGTGTTCCTGGCCACCGACCTGATCCTGCTGGCGCCCAACCCGGGCCAGGTGGTCGAACGCCTGCACCTGGATTTCGGCCAGCGCTACGGCGCCGGTGAATCGGCGCGGTCGATCAAGTCCGACCCGCGCTTCATCGAAACCCGCGAACACGTGTTGTCCCGCGTGTTTTCCCAACGTACCGCACTGCAACAGGAGCCGGCATGA
- the tauC gene encoding taurine ABC transporter permease TauC, which yields MSSYEIPASAQPAVATPLKPRRQLSTRAISTLTLLALLALWWAVTASGLIEPLFLPSPIAVLQKGWLLATEGYMDATLWQHLGASLSRIGLALGFAILTAIPIGIAIGTNRIARGIFDPLIEFYRPIPPLAYLPLIVIWCGIGELSKVLLIYLAIFAPIAIATATGVRTVDPAKLRAAQSLGATRAQLIRHVILPSALPDILTGVRIGLGVGWSTLVAAELIAATSGLGFMVQSAAQFLVTDVVILGILVIAVIAFALEMGLRALQRKLVPWHGQGH from the coding sequence ATGAGCAGCTACGAGATTCCCGCCAGCGCCCAGCCAGCAGTGGCCACGCCGTTGAAACCACGCCGCCAGTTGAGCACACGCGCCATCAGCACCCTGACCCTGCTGGCCTTGCTGGCCCTGTGGTGGGCGGTCACGGCCAGCGGCCTGATTGAGCCACTGTTCCTGCCCTCGCCTATCGCCGTGCTGCAGAAAGGCTGGCTGCTGGCGACCGAAGGCTACATGGACGCTACCCTGTGGCAGCACCTGGGTGCCAGCTTGAGCCGTATCGGCCTGGCCCTGGGTTTCGCCATTCTGACCGCGATTCCCATCGGCATCGCCATCGGCACCAACCGCATCGCCCGCGGCATCTTCGACCCATTGATCGAGTTCTACCGCCCGATTCCGCCACTGGCCTACCTACCGCTGATCGTGATCTGGTGCGGCATTGGCGAGTTGTCGAAGGTACTGCTGATCTACCTGGCCATCTTCGCCCCCATCGCCATCGCCACCGCCACCGGCGTGCGCACCGTGGACCCGGCCAAGCTGCGTGCCGCGCAATCGCTGGGCGCCACCCGTGCGCAATTGATCCGCCACGTGATCCTGCCCAGCGCCCTGCCCGACATCCTCACCGGGGTGCGCATCGGCTTGGGCGTGGGCTGGTCGACCCTGGTCGCCGCCGAACTGATCGCCGCCACCAGCGGCCTGGGTTTCATGGTGCAGTCGGCGGCGCAGTTCCTGGTCACCGACGTGGTGATCCTGGGCATCCTGGTGATCGCCGTCATCGCCTTCGCCCTGGAAATGGGCCTGCGCGCCCTGCAACGCAAACTGGTTCCCTGGCACGGCCAAGGTCATTGA
- the tauD gene encoding taurine dioxygenase yields MSLTITPISPAIGAVISGIDIAQPITAEHRDAIEQALLKHHVIFFRDQPITPQQQARFAAQFGDLHIHPIYPNVPEQPEVLILDTAVTDVRDNAIWHTDVTFLPTPAMGAVLSAKLIPPYGGDTLWASGIAAYEALSEPLKRLLDALTATHDFTKSFPLERFGSTPQDLARWEEARRKNPPISHPVIRTHPVSGRKSLFVSDGFTTRINELEAAESDAILKLLFAHATRPEFFVRWRWQENDVAFWDNRSTQHYAVDDYRPARRVMQRATILGDAPF; encoded by the coding sequence ATGAGCCTGACCATCACCCCTATCAGCCCTGCCATTGGCGCCGTCATCAGCGGCATCGACATCGCCCAGCCGATCACGGCCGAGCACCGCGATGCCATCGAGCAGGCGCTGCTCAAGCACCACGTGATCTTCTTCCGCGACCAGCCGATCACCCCCCAACAGCAGGCGCGTTTCGCCGCCCAGTTCGGCGACCTGCACATTCACCCCATCTACCCCAACGTGCCGGAACAGCCCGAAGTGCTGATCCTGGACACCGCCGTGACAGACGTACGCGACAACGCCATCTGGCACACCGACGTGACCTTCCTGCCCACCCCGGCCATGGGCGCGGTACTGAGTGCAAAACTGATTCCGCCGTATGGTGGCGATACCCTGTGGGCCAGCGGGATCGCCGCCTACGAGGCGCTTTCCGAGCCTTTGAAGCGGCTGTTGGACGCCCTGACCGCCACCCATGACTTCACCAAATCCTTCCCGCTGGAGCGCTTCGGCAGCACCCCGCAAGACCTGGCGCGCTGGGAAGAAGCCCGCCGCAAGAACCCGCCGATCAGCCACCCCGTGATTCGTACCCACCCGGTCAGCGGGCGCAAGTCCTTGTTCGTCAGCGATGGCTTCACCACCCGCATCAACGAGCTGGAGGCGGCGGAAAGCGACGCCATCCTGAAGTTGCTATTCGCCCACGCCACCCGCCCGGAATTCTTCGTCCGCTGGCGCTGGCAGGAGAACGACGTGGCGTTCTGGGACAACCGCAGCACGCAGCATTACGCAGTGGATGATTACCGCCCGGCGCGGCGGGTGATGCAGCGGGCGACGATTCTGGGTGATGCGCCGTTCTGA
- a CDS encoding sulfonate ABC transporter substrate-binding protein, whose protein sequence is MKPLARLAAGLSLLALTFNALADPAALRIGYQKGSIALVLAKEHGLLEKQFPQTNVQWIEFPAGPQMLEALNVGALDVGSTGDIPPLFAQAAGADLVYIGAEPSKPAAEVILVKNDSPLHSVAELKGKKVAFQKGSSSHNLILRALNKAGLNYKDIQPIYLSPADARAAFEQGSVDAWVIWDPYSSLALSEGHTRKLADGTGLGLSGPLYTARRQYAEQNGPFIHSLLDELSQAEALTRSQRDESINLLAGNMSLPKPVVAQYIDNRPPSPISPIDDTIMAAQQVTADLFYQNRLLPTHVDVSSAVLK, encoded by the coding sequence ATGAAACCACTAGCACGCCTGGCGGCCGGCTTGTCCCTGCTCGCCCTGACCTTCAACGCACTGGCCGACCCGGCCGCGCTGCGCATCGGCTACCAGAAGGGCTCCATCGCCCTGGTGCTGGCCAAGGAACACGGGCTGCTGGAAAAGCAGTTCCCGCAAACCAACGTGCAGTGGATCGAATTCCCCGCTGGCCCGCAGATGCTGGAAGCACTCAACGTGGGCGCCCTGGACGTAGGCTCCACTGGCGATATCCCGCCGCTGTTCGCCCAGGCGGCCGGTGCGGACCTGGTGTACATCGGCGCGGAACCTTCCAAGCCTGCCGCTGAAGTCATCCTGGTGAAAAACGATAGCCCGTTGCACAGCGTGGCCGAGCTGAAGGGCAAGAAAGTCGCCTTCCAGAAAGGCTCCAGCTCCCACAACCTGATCCTGCGCGCGCTGAACAAGGCCGGCCTGAACTACAAGGACATCCAGCCCATCTACCTCAGCCCCGCCGACGCCCGCGCCGCGTTCGAGCAAGGCAGCGTCGACGCCTGGGTGATCTGGGACCCTTACTCCTCGCTGGCGCTCAGCGAAGGCCACACCCGCAAGCTCGCCGACGGCACCGGCCTGGGCCTGTCCGGCCCGCTGTACACCGCCCGGCGCCAGTACGCGGAGCAGAATGGCCCCTTCATTCACAGTCTGCTCGACGAACTCAGCCAGGCCGAAGCACTCACCCGCAGCCAGCGTGACGAGAGCATTAACTTGCTGGCCGGCAACATGAGCCTGCCCAAGCCGGTAGTGGCGCAGTACATCGACAACCGCCCGCCATCGCCGATCTCGCCGATCGACGACACGATCATGGCGGCGCAGCAGGTGACGGCGGATCTGTTTTATCAGAACCGGTTGTTGCCCACGCATGTGGATGTCAGCAGCGCTGTCTTGAAATAG
- the mgrA gene encoding L-glyceraldehyde 3-phosphate reductase: protein MTYLAAQDRYESIPYRRVGRSGLVLPALSLGLWHNFGDSTPIDTQRALLRTAFDLGINHFDLANNYGPPYGSAEINFGRLLREDFKQYRDELIISSKAGWDMWPGPYGQGGGSRKYILASLDQSLQRLGVDYVDIFYSHRFDPDTPLEETAGALATAVQQGKALYIGISSYSGVKTREIAKLLQEWKVPLLIHQPAYNLLNRWVEKDLLDVTDDLGAGVIAFTPLAQGLLTDKYLNGVPKDARVNKPGGGSLLQSHLSESNLAHIRSLNEIAQQRGQSLAQLALAWTLRDPRVTSALIGASRPEQIIENVGALKNLSFTQEELAAIDRYAVEGGINLWEKPSLAE from the coding sequence ATGACTTACCTTGCTGCCCAGGACCGCTACGAGTCCATTCCCTACCGCCGCGTCGGCCGCAGCGGCCTGGTGCTGCCGGCCCTGTCCCTGGGCCTGTGGCACAACTTCGGCGACAGCACCCCTATCGACACCCAGCGCGCGCTGCTGCGCACCGCGTTCGACCTGGGCATCAACCATTTCGACCTGGCCAACAACTACGGTCCGCCCTACGGCAGCGCCGAGATCAACTTCGGCCGCCTGCTGCGTGAAGACTTCAAGCAATACCGCGACGAACTGATCATCTCCAGCAAAGCCGGCTGGGACATGTGGCCAGGCCCATACGGGCAGGGCGGCGGCTCGCGCAAATACATCCTGGCCAGCCTCGACCAGAGCCTGCAGCGCCTGGGCGTCGACTACGTGGATATCTTCTACTCGCACCGCTTCGACCCCGACACCCCACTGGAAGAAACCGCGGGCGCGCTGGCCACTGCCGTTCAGCAAGGCAAGGCGCTGTACATCGGCATTTCCTCGTATTCCGGGGTCAAGACCCGCGAAATCGCCAAGCTGTTGCAGGAATGGAAAGTGCCACTGCTGATCCACCAGCCGGCCTACAACCTGCTCAACCGTTGGGTGGAAAAGGACCTGCTGGACGTCACCGACGACCTGGGCGCCGGCGTCATCGCCTTCACCCCGCTGGCCCAGGGCTTGCTGACCGACAAATACCTCAACGGCGTGCCGAAAGACGCACGGGTGAACAAGCCCGGCGGTGGTTCGCTGCTGCAATCGCATCTTTCGGAAAGCAACCTGGCGCACATCCGCTCGCTCAACGAAATTGCCCAGCAGCGCGGCCAGAGCCTGGCGCAACTGGCGCTGGCGTGGACCCTGCGCGACCCGCGTGTGACCTCGGCCCTGATCGGTGCCAGCCGGCCCGAGCAGATCATCGAAAACGTCGGTGCCCTGAAAAACCTGTCGTTCACCCAGGAAGAACTGGCAGCCATCGACCGCTACGCCGTCGAAGGCGGCATCAACCTGTGGGAAAAGCCATCGCTGGCTGAATGA
- a CDS encoding LLM class flavin-dependent oxidoreductase yields the protein MSQAPRQLKLGAFLMATGHHVAAWRHPDVPANAGLDFKHYKHLAQVAERARFDTLFVADSVAAATGDIASRMARSDHFEPLTLLSALSAVTEHIGLISTVTTSYNEPYHVARKFASLDHLSGGRAGWNLVTSDAAAEAQNFGRDEHIGHAERYSRAREFHRVVTGLWDSWADDAFTRDKASGQYYDPAKLHVLNHSGDHFKVKGPLNVARSPQGRPVIVQAGSSETGRELAAQTAEVVFTAQTSLANAQAFYSDLKGRLAKFGRTPDSLKIMPGVFVVVGETEALARQKFEAFQALVEPEVGVALLGRMLGNFDLSGYPLNGPLPELPLTDSGQQSRQKLLTELAGRENLSLAELGRKIAGGRGHYSLIGTPVQIADQLQEWFEQGAADGFNVLVPHLPGGLEDFADYIVPELQRRGLFRTEYEGSTLRENLGLEKSANQFV from the coding sequence ATGAGCCAGGCACCACGACAACTGAAACTGGGCGCGTTCCTGATGGCCACCGGGCACCACGTGGCGGCCTGGCGGCACCCTGACGTACCGGCCAATGCGGGGCTAGATTTCAAGCACTACAAGCACTTGGCCCAGGTGGCGGAGCGGGCACGGTTCGACACCCTGTTCGTGGCCGACAGCGTGGCGGCGGCCACCGGCGACATCGCCAGCCGCATGGCCCGCTCCGATCATTTCGAGCCCCTGACCCTGCTGTCGGCATTGAGCGCGGTGACTGAGCACATCGGCCTGATCAGCACGGTGACCACCAGCTACAACGAGCCCTACCACGTGGCGCGTAAGTTCGCTTCGCTGGACCACCTGTCGGGCGGGCGAGCGGGCTGGAACCTGGTGACTTCCGACGCCGCCGCCGAGGCGCAGAATTTCGGCCGTGACGAACACATCGGCCATGCCGAGCGATACAGCCGTGCGCGGGAATTCCACCGGGTGGTCACTGGCCTGTGGGACAGCTGGGCTGACGACGCATTCACCCGCGACAAGGCCAGCGGCCAATACTACGACCCGGCCAAGTTGCACGTGCTCAACCACAGCGGCGACCATTTCAAGGTCAAGGGGCCGCTCAACGTCGCACGTTCCCCGCAAGGGCGGCCAGTGATCGTGCAGGCCGGCTCTTCGGAAACCGGTCGCGAGCTGGCGGCGCAAACCGCCGAAGTGGTCTTTACTGCCCAGACTTCGCTGGCCAATGCCCAAGCCTTCTACAGCGACCTCAAGGGGCGGTTGGCCAAGTTCGGCCGCACGCCTGACTCGTTGAAGATCATGCCAGGCGTATTTGTGGTCGTCGGTGAAACCGAAGCCTTGGCGCGCCAGAAGTTTGAAGCGTTTCAGGCTTTGGTCGAACCCGAAGTCGGCGTGGCGTTGTTAGGGCGTATGCTCGGTAACTTCGACCTGTCCGGTTACCCACTGAACGGCCCGTTGCCCGAGTTGCCGCTGACCGACAGTGGCCAGCAAAGCCGACAGAAACTGCTGACCGAGCTGGCCGGCCGCGAGAACCTGAGCCTGGCCGAGCTGGGCCGCAAGATCGCCGGCGGTCGCGGGCATTACAGCCTGATCGGAACGCCTGTGCAGATCGCCGATCAGCTGCAGGAGTGGTTCGAACAAGGCGCGGCAGATGGTTTCAACGTGCTGGTGCCGCATTTGCCGGGCGGGCTGGAGGATTTTGCCGATTACATAGTGCCCGAGCTGCAACGCCGCGGGCTGTTCAGAACCGAATACGAAGGCTCCACGTTGCGCGAGAACCTTGGCCTGGAAAAATCTGCCAACCAGTTTGTGTGA
- a CDS encoding TonB-dependent receptor — MYNRFGDRFKTTALVQAFGWTLAACAAMPLGAAQAADATTTADSSAEPVLKSVTVTATRREESLQKVPVAVTVVDGEQLGRENRTNIESIVQQIPTVNFRTGASNKDTSLFIRGVGTISTSPGVEPTVATVVDGVVYGRPGMATLDLLDLERIEVLRGPQGTLFGKNASAGVLNITTKAPTDETHGYVEQSYYQGNESRTRFGIGGTLIPGTLKGNLTTLVSSYDGNVDNKANGQEVNGYNRKGVRGKLEFTPNDDVKLTLSADYMNSGSDAPNGVVSSTSSAAFANALSPVNATSHNRDISSDYRTHVDDINKGLSAQLDWNLGDYTLTSITAWRGWNNDQWQDADRLATISAAYPGIEDKGTLDYDQYSQEIRLASPKGEFLEYVGGLYYMHAKDKETYGRTLITPTATNNGLANYSTTSDSYAIFGENTFNFTPTFRGIAGLRWTHDELKYDHDRVSSSAVAVNGINPSTSSSGDTNAEGWSGRLGFQYDLSDNVTSYVTYSRGYKGPAYNVFFNMQARDTQALKPETSNTWEVGLKATSWNNRLTTNLAVFHSDYDNYQANFYDTVAGQVVTRLINAGSVSTEGVEGDWALQATRNLKLSGAFAYTHARIDQFSCPAGAAASCDVNGKTLPFSPDWKTYVRADYDIPLDNGMDIELGTDYNWQSEVQYDISQNPDTKQGAYGIWNASVALADYNSGWRVSLEGKNLLDKSYSPLLASGTGYVYRAVPRDDQRYFGIQVRKDF, encoded by the coding sequence ATGTACAACCGATTTGGGGATCGTTTCAAGACTACTGCGCTGGTCCAGGCCTTTGGCTGGACCCTGGCCGCCTGCGCGGCCATGCCATTAGGCGCGGCACAGGCAGCGGATGCCACCACCACGGCTGACAGCAGCGCCGAGCCGGTGCTCAAGTCGGTCACCGTGACCGCCACCCGCCGCGAGGAATCGCTGCAGAAGGTGCCGGTAGCCGTGACCGTGGTCGACGGCGAACAGTTGGGCCGCGAGAACCGTACCAACATCGAAAGCATCGTCCAGCAGATCCCCACCGTGAACTTCCGCACCGGCGCGTCGAACAAGGACACCTCGCTGTTCATTCGGGGCGTAGGCACCATTTCCACCTCGCCGGGCGTCGAACCCACCGTGGCCACCGTGGTCGATGGCGTGGTCTATGGCCGCCCCGGCATGGCCACCCTTGACCTGCTGGACCTGGAACGCATCGAAGTACTGCGCGGCCCGCAGGGCACGCTGTTCGGCAAGAATGCCTCGGCAGGCGTGCTCAACATCACCACCAAGGCGCCTACCGACGAGACCCACGGCTACGTGGAACAGTCCTACTACCAGGGCAACGAAAGCCGGACCCGCTTCGGCATCGGCGGCACCCTGATCCCCGGCACGCTCAAGGGCAACCTCACCACCCTGGTCAGCAGCTACGACGGTAACGTCGACAACAAGGCCAACGGCCAGGAAGTGAACGGCTATAACCGCAAGGGCGTGCGCGGCAAGCTGGAGTTCACCCCCAATGACGACGTCAAGCTGACCCTGTCGGCCGACTACATGAACTCGGGCAGCGATGCGCCCAACGGCGTGGTCAGCAGCACCAGCAGCGCCGCCTTCGCCAATGCCCTGTCGCCGGTCAACGCCACCTCGCACAACCGTGACATCAGCAGTGACTACCGTACCCATGTCGACGACATCAACAAGGGCTTGTCGGCGCAATTGGACTGGAACCTGGGCGACTACACCCTGACGTCCATCACTGCCTGGCGCGGCTGGAACAACGACCAGTGGCAGGACGCCGACCGTCTGGCGACCATCAGCGCCGCCTACCCCGGCATCGAAGACAAGGGCACCCTGGACTATGACCAGTACAGCCAGGAAATCCGCCTGGCTTCGCCCAAGGGCGAGTTCCTGGAATACGTCGGCGGCCTGTACTACATGCATGCCAAGGACAAGGAAACCTACGGCCGTACGCTGATCACGCCGACCGCCACCAACAACGGCCTGGCCAACTACAGCACCACCAGCGACAGCTATGCGATCTTCGGTGAGAACACCTTCAACTTCACCCCGACGTTCCGCGGTATCGCCGGGCTGCGCTGGACTCACGACGAACTGAAATACGACCACGACCGCGTGTCCTCCTCGGCGGTGGCCGTGAACGGCATCAACCCCAGCACCAGCAGCTCCGGCGACACCAACGCCGAAGGCTGGTCGGGGCGCCTGGGCTTTCAGTATGACCTGAGCGACAACGTGACCAGCTACGTCACCTATTCGCGCGGCTACAAGGGCCCGGCCTACAACGTGTTCTTCAACATGCAGGCGCGGGACACCCAGGCGCTGAAGCCTGAAACCTCCAATACCTGGGAAGTGGGCCTCAAGGCCACCAGCTGGAACAACCGCCTGACCACCAACCTGGCCGTGTTCCACAGCGACTATGACAACTACCAGGCCAACTTCTACGACACCGTGGCCGGCCAGGTGGTGACCCGTTTGATCAACGCCGGTAGCGTCAGCACCGAAGGTGTCGAGGGCGACTGGGCCTTGCAAGCCACGCGCAACTTGAAACTGTCCGGTGCCTTCGCCTACACCCATGCCCGCATCGACCAGTTCAGCTGCCCGGCCGGCGCCGCGGCGTCCTGCGACGTCAACGGCAAGACCCTGCCGTTCAGCCCGGACTGGAAAACCTACGTGCGCGCCGACTATGACATCCCGCTTGACAACGGCATGGATATCGAGCTGGGCACCGATTACAACTGGCAGAGCGAAGTGCAATACGACATCAGCCAGAACCCCGACACCAAGCAGGGCGCCTATGGCATCTGGAACGCCAGCGTCGCCCTGGCCGATTACAACAGCGGCTGGCGCGTATCGCTGGAGGGCAAGAACCTGCTCGACAAGTCGTACTCGCCGCTGCTGGCCAGCGGCACGGGTTACGTCTACCGCGCCGTACCGCGCGATGACCAACGTTACTTCGGCATTCAAGTACGCAAGGACTTCTAA